The sequence below is a genomic window from Chloroflexota bacterium.
TGGCCGGAGACGGGACCGAACCAGCGGTGTTGGAAGAGGCTGGGATCGCGGGCGCTGATGTGTTAGCGGCAGTGACCGGTGATGATGAGACCAACCTGGTGGCAACAAACCTGGCCCGTTTCGAGTTCGAAGTCCCACGGGTTATCGCCCGGGTGAACAACCCGCGCAATGCCTGGCTTTTCACGCCGGCGATGGGTGTAGATGTAGCAGTCAACCAGGCTGACTTAATGGCCCGGCTGATCGCAGAAGAGATGTCACTGGGCGACATGATGATGTTAATGAAACTCCGGCGCGGGAAAGTGGCCATCGTAGAGGAGAAAATAGACGCAGGGGCCCCAGCCGACGGTCACGTGCTGAGTGATCTCAGCATTCCATCAGGCAGTAATATCATGGCAGTGATTCGCAAAGATGAGGTTATTGTGCCCGATGGGTCCACACGGCTGCAGGCTGGCGATGAAATCATCGCCATAGTACGCTCAGATATGGCTCCGATGTTGGCGAGACTCTTTGGGAATCCTTCAGCCAGTTGAGGAAGCGGAGACTTCGTGAAAAGCCATCTCCTGTTCCCTTGATTGGGGAACAACAAAATAGTCTATGCCGACGCTAAGGTGGCGAGCCAATGCTTCCAGGTCAGCCAAAGGGATATCTTTTTCGCCATACTCATACTGAGACAACCGACGAGTTGAGATCCCTACAGCAGCGGCACATTCTTTCTGTGAGATATTCGCCTCCAGGCGTGCTTGTTTCAGCAGCGCACCGATGATTTTACGGCGCAATTCCATCGCCTTTTCAGAAGGAACTTTAGAGGGCGTCACTGTCGCCGTTTCATCAAAGAAGTACATCAGAGGGACATTACACAGGATAGCCACCACTTCCAATTCCGGCAACGAAATCTCTTTCTCACCCAATTCATACTGAGATATGCGTCGTGCCGTAACCCCCAATGCTTTAGCCACATCCTTCTGGCTTTTGCCAGCGTTCTCGCGAGCGCTGCGAATCAACAAACCGACGATCTTGGAACGGATCTGGCGGGCTTTTTCGCTCACTTCTCTGCCTCCGGGATAACCTCTGGCCTGACAAATTACATTTTATCAAGAATGGCTCAAACAGGCAACTTGTGCTGGACAACCTTGTTAATTTCCACTATACTCCTTGCCCAAGAAAGGCGCGCAAATGATCAAAGCAGACCTGCACGTCCACACCAGCGCTTCGCGAGACTCTATGCTCTCACCCGAGGAGTTGATTGCTTTGTGTTTGCGGCGGGGCATTGGCGCGTTGGCTGTTACCGACCATAATCATATCGCTGGGGCGCTACGCCTGCGTGAGATAGCGCCCTTCCCAGTAATTGTTGGCGAAGAAATCCAGACTACCTGCGGTGAGATAATGGGGCTGTTTTTAGAGGAAACAGTCCCCAAGAACTTGTCTCCAGAAGAGACTGTGATCCGCATCAAGGAACAGGGCGGGTTGGTTATAATACCACATCCATTTGACCGAGTACGTCGCTCTGTATTACGCCGAGATGCATTATATGCTATTCTGGATCAGGTAGACGGTATTGAGGTTTTCAATGCACGCGTGACTCTGCCTAATGATAACATCCGCGCACGGGCTTTAGCTGAGGAGCGTGGCCTTTTGCAGACTGCTGGTAGCGATGGACATATCGCCTGTGAGATAGGCAACGCCTGGGTTGAGATGCCAGAGTTCGAAGACAAAGAAGGTTTCCTTCATGCACTGGCTCAGGGGCGGGTGCATGGTTCGCTGACGAATCCTTTTATCCACGTCATAGGTACGTGGGTCAAGTGGCACAAGCGCCTTAAAGGAAAGCAATCTGTACTATGAATATCGCGACCTCATTATTGGGCCTCTTCGTCTCGCTGCTTGCGGCTGTTTTCCCCACTCTTATCTACGCTGGCATCGTGCATTGGTTCGATCGTTACGAAAAGGAACCGTTCCGGCTGATAGTTTTGGCTTTCTTGTGGGGAGCCATCCCCGCAACGGCGCTATCACTGGTGGTCGAGATCCTATTGGATGCACCCTTAGCGGCCCTGGGTACAACATCGGCAGAGTTCGTTTCTTCCACCGCTGTGGCCCCATTTGTGGAAGAGGCCATCAAGGGGTTGGCGTTGCTCGGGCTTTTCCTTTTCCGCCGATGTGAGTTCGACAATGTTTTGGATGGCATCATATACGGCGCGTTGGTGGGTCTTGGCTTTGCTATGGCCGAGAATTTCATCTACTTCACCAGCGCTTTCCATGAAGGCGGTTACAGTCAACTCACGTTTGTGATTCTGATGCGCTCGTTCGTTTTCGGGCTTAACCACGCGCTGTACACTTCGGTGACTGGTGCAGGACTGGGGTATGTGCGCATAGCCCGATCGCGTTGGAGGCGTTGGGGAATACCTCTGATGGCCTTTGGTGCGAGCGTTGGCCTGCATATCTTCCATAACTTCTTCGCTACGTTGGCAGAGCAGCACTTAATTGGTTTACTAATCGGTTTTGCGGGTGATTGGGCTGCAATCCTCGTGGTGTTCTTTGTCATTGCCTTAGCCTGGCGCGAAGAGAAGAAATGGATTGCAGAAGAACTTAGATCCGAGGTAGAACTCGGAACACTCTCAGCCGAGGAGTACGCAATGACCATCTCCTATCGAAACCGGCTGCGAGCCCAACTGGGCGCATTGCTGAGTAATAGTCTGCGCCACGCTCGCGCACTAAGCCGACTGTCACAGTTGGCTACCGAACTCGCCTTCAAGAAGCACCAGGTCTGGATTCACGGGCCCAGTAGTCCGGAATCGAGACTGATAGAAGAACTGCGCGTTCGCATCAAGGAGCACAGGAGAAACGCAACCGTTTGAAAAGTGCATTCGAGGAAGGAGTGAGCAATCTATGCGTATCGCGGTCTTAAGTGACATCCATGACCACATTTGGAACCTGGAGAAAGTCTTAGCCCGAGAGGACGTCCAAGAGGCCGGCGCTCTGATCTTTTGTGGTGATTTCTGCGCCCCCTTCACTCTCAAGCAAATGGCCGATGGTTTCGTCGGCCCGGTGCATGCGATCTTCGGCAACAACGACGGCGACAAATTCCTGCTCAGCAAGATCGCCCAGGGGACAAAGAATATCACTTTATACGACGAGATGGGCGAAGTTGAATTCGAGGGAGTGCGCCTCGCCTTCGTGCATTACACCAAACTAGGAAGATATCTAGCCGCCTCTGGTCATTTTGCAGCCGTCTTCAGTGGCCACACCCATGAGGCGGGGCAAGAGACCATTGGCAAAACGTTGTGGGCGAATCCTGGCGAGATAATGGGTCGGTTCGGGACTCCTTCGTACGGCATTTATGATACCGAAACGGGGGTTTTCACGCACCGATTGCTGTAGGGAAGGTTATCCTACCCCTGCACACGGATATCCTTCATTCGCTCTTCTTTGAGAGAGACCGCCGTGGCTTTCGTGAACGGGGTTTTATCTCCAGTTCATCGAAATCCACCACTTCTTTGCCCCGCAGGCGTTCCACAATCTTGCGAGCGATGAGCTCCATGTGGGCATTGTATTTCACAAAATCTAAGTCATCCGAGGGAACCGTTAACACCGGGCACAGGGAGAAGCGTTCGATCCACTCTTCGTACAGATTATTGAGTTGTTCCAAATAGGCAGGGGATACGTCACGCTCGAAGTCACGTCCTCGCTGGCGGATACGCTTGAGCAGGGTGGGGACCGAGGCCCGGAGGTAAATCACTAGGTCAGGAGGGGGCAGAAATTGGGTCAGAACCTCATATAATTCACGGTAACTGCGGTGATCGCGTTCGGTCATAAGGCCCTGGCGATAAAGGTTTTCGGCGAATATCTCGGCATCTTCGTAGACGCTGCGGTCCTGCACCACCGTGTTGGGATGGTCGAGAATCTGGCGATGATGGCGCAAGCGGCGGGTGAGGAAAAAGATTTGGGAATGGAAACTCCATGTTCTCATGTCCTTGTAAAAATCGGCCAGGTAGGGGTTATCATCCACCGCCTCATAGAAGGGTTCCCAGCCCAATTTCCGGCTGAGTAGTTCTGTCAACGTGGATTTGCCCACGCCGATATTGCCTGCCACAGCAATGAACTTCTTAACCATGGCTTCACTCCTCTCCGTGCTCTCCTTCGCAACGGCTGCGCATCTTTTCCAGATAAGCATCTTCCAGATCCACACCTACCTGATTCGCCAGGCGAATCAGGTAGGCCAGACTCTCCGCCAGTCTCTGGCGCAAGCCCGGCAAGTTTTGACGCAAAGCCTCTTCACGCGCCTCCTCTTGATTGCCCAGTTGTTGCTGCAATGCCTCTTGGGTAGCCCACGTCCTTTTGAGCAGACTTGCCAACTCCCCGATCTCCTCCTGAAGACCAATAAAATCGAAGTAGAGGTCGGTATAGAAGCCCCTCTCTTCACCCAAGGCGCGGTGCAACCTCTGGAAATCGCCCAGCCTTCGTCGTGAAGTTTGCAGGATAACCTCCGGCTGCTCCACTGATATCGTTCCAAGAGGCAACGGGCGTTGATGGGTGCCCTGCCCCAAGGCCGTGCGGATGCGAGCAACCACACTGGCCAAATCATCCGGGTTCCGCACCCAATCGAGTTCATTAGTGTCTATGGGAAGGACCGGGGTCTGGCGATACTCCGCGAAGAAATTTTCATAAGCCCGGCGTAGGTCGTCAATGTACTGGCGTGACATCGCCCGCTCATAGGGGCGGTCGCGCACAGCAATACGCTCCAAGAGCACATCGGTGTCAGCACGGAGGTAGACAACTAGATCGGGCAGTGGAATATTCTCGGCTAGTTCTTGATGTAGCCGTTCGTAGACATCCAATTCATCGCCTTTTAAATTCAGGTGAGCGAAGAGGCGATCTTTGGCAAACATATAATCGCTGATCAGAGTGGAGCGCCCCACCAAGGGCAAAACTGCGCGGTGTTGTTGGCGATACCGGGAGAGGAGGAAGAATATCTGCGTCTGGAAGGCGTATTTCTCACGGTCGGCGTAGAAATCGCTCAGGAAAGGATTTTGTTCAAACACTTCGAGAAGCAGTTGAGCCCGGAAATCATCTTTCATCAGGCGAGCCAAGGTGGTCTTGCCCACCCCGATTGGGCCCTCAATAGCAATATAGGGGTTGTCCGCCATACACTCATTCTCCCTTACAGACGGCTTCGCCCACCTCAGAGCATGCAGTTTTTCGGAACTCTGCATATGGATGGGCTAAGCCGAAGACTATCCTCCCCCGTGTTTGACAAATCCGTTATAGCCCAGACCTTTCCGGGCTCGATCGTTATGAAACAGCACCATCTTGCCTCCAAAGGTCCCTATCCTTGTGTTCCCTCGCTTTTGGAAGTGTCCTTTGGTTTCCGTGGAAGAGTCTCTGTGCACCGGCAAGCCCTATTCCACGATCAGGCTCACGTCCGACACCAGACTTTCATAACTCCACCCCGAAGCGTACACTCGTAACGAAACGATTTTGTATGGTACGATGGGCAAGTGGCCAATCAGGTTACCAGAATCGAAGGGGTACCACATTGCTTGAGGGATCTGCAAGCCATTCTGTGTGGGGTTCCCTGCCAGATTCTGGTAATAGAATCCCTGTACCCAATGCGTCTCGCTGCCGTACACATCCCGGTAAGTCATACGAATCATGAGCGGGTACTCCGAACTCTGGTAGCCGCCTCCCGATAGACTCTGGTAAACCAGTTTCACGTTAGCGCGGATAATGAGGGTAGTAGGCGGATCGGGAAAGTCGCGATCAATCGTCTGCTCAATGATGGTCTCGCAGTGGTTGTACTCTCCACCGGTGCGGTAGAAGCGTACGGCGCGAAATCCTCCATCGGTGACCATAGTAACCGTGCCGTCCACGTTACCGCCGTCGCCACCTTGATCGTTGAAAGCACGCCAGCCAGTGCTGAGCGGTTGGCTGAAGTCCCCGTTAATCAAAATATCCCGTGCCGCAGGCAAGGGCACAGTTGGAGCCTCACCAGCGCGTACAGATGTGCGCTCCCGCTGTGACAAGTACACTGTCTCCTCTGCGGAGCGCACGCCTGGGTTGGTGGAGGTAACTGTGGCCTCTCCGCGATGGGCCACGACCTCGGTGCGCTCGTTGGTTACGTCAATGGTGTAACTGCCATTTGGCGCTAGAGATGACACTGCTTGAAGGGAATGGACCTCATAGTGGGTCGGTCGCTCCAGTGCCAACACCGTGACCATGCGCATACGCCCGCCTCGCATTTCAATGCTGATCTCGCTCGGTTTTCTGCTCAGGCTGAAACGCGGGGAACGCATCCGGCTCAATTCTACTTGACTAGGGTTGAACAACCGGATGAAGGACTGGTCAAAAAACGTGACAATAGCCTGGGCCTTTTCGTCCACGATGATGGTACTGCCCTCGGGTACCGAGATGCTATTACCTGCCATAACAGGTTTGGCCGGACCGCCTCGCGGGTCCTCCACCACAACCGTCCCTTCCAAGGACTCCACTAGGGCCTCGCGCGCAACAGTGGCGTTAATCAGATACGAACGCACACCCCATGGCACCGCTATTACCAGGAAGCAGAACACGGCAAAACTGACCAAGAGGACGGCCCAGGCCAATCGTTCGGGGTTGCGTCGCATTAGTAGCGCACCTCGAACCCGCGGAATTCACCGCTTGCTTTGTCCCAGGTAACGTCTACCCTCTCCACATGTGCCCCAGGCGGTCCTTGCCGTAAGTAGGCCAAGAATCTTTCTAAGGTTGCTTCTGGTCCTTCGGCTACTACCTCGACCGTGCCATCCCACTGGTTGCGCACATAGCCGCGTAAGCCCAGCATGTGAGCACGTTGGTAGGTGGAGTACCGGAAACCTACGCCTTGCACCCAGCCGTGCACTACGGCGTGGAAACGTCGCTCTTCGCTGGAATTTGAGGACCCATCTTCAGGCATCGCCACCACTTCCTCAACCCAGAAGTTGTTCTACGTAGTCACCACATTACGAAAAGACGCGAGGCTCGGTGATCATCGAGCCGTGTGAGCCCAGCATCCAGGGCCAATCGAACAGCCTGCTGGTACTCGGCATCCGTGATGCGGCGACGAAGTGCCGGTTCTTTCGCGGCCTGATAGCAAGGGCGATATTGAGCCATCACGTTGAGATACGTGTTCCGCGAGATCTCCTTGGCCAGGAAGCGCACGATGCCCGGCGTCCCCGCCAACCCTTCAGGCAACACAAGATGGCGCACCAACAGGCCTCGCTGGGCTACGCCGCGTTCGTCTATCACCAAATCACCAACCTGACGGTGCATCTCTTTCACTGCAGCGCGATTGACCGCAGGATAGTCCTTGATTTTCGACAGCCGCAAGGCTATGTCGGGATCATCGTATTTCATGTCGGGCATGTAGATATCCACTACGCCATCGAGTAGGGCCAAAGTGGACAAAGCATCATAGCCCCCCGTATTGTAGACCAGGGGCAGCCGTAAGCCCCGTTCTGCTGCGATCAGTAACCCGGCCAGGATCTGCGGCACCACATGGGTCGGTGAGACCAAATTGATGTTATGACACCCCATCTCTTGGAGACGCAGCATCATCGCAGCCAGTTCCTCGGGTTCGACTGGTTCACCATGTCCCTCCTGACTGATATCGCTGTTTTGACAATAAATGCAGCGGAGGTTGCACCAAGTGAAGAAAATGGTGCCCGAGCCGCCCCACCCGACGAGAGGCGCTTCTTCGCCGAAATGGGGGCCGTAACTGGATACGACAGCCCGCTCACCAGTGCGACAGGCTGCGCCCTTCGTGCCGGCGCGACGGTTGGCCCCACAGGAACGCGGGCAAATATCGCAGGCCTCCAATCGCTGATAAGCCTGTGCCACGCGCCGACGCAATTCACCGGTTCGCAAAAGATTCAAGTAGGCAGGTTCAAATAGTGAGGACACCCTTTCCCTCACTGAAGAAGACACAGACGCTCCTTCCTCAAGCTCCCGAAGACGGCTGCTGACCCGCAATTGGACTACCACTCCTCGTCCCAATACTCATCCTCGTCTGTTTCCTCCGATTCGTTCTCTTCCGCCTCCTGACTCCCATAGACAAGCAGATCGAAAGGTTCACTACCCAGCGTCAGTTCGGCCAGGGCTTCCTCGGCCGCTTCACGCAGTGCCTCATCTGCTCCTTGGCAACAACGTTCCAGTGCCCTCTGCGCTCGGTTCCCCCCAATCTGTCCGAGTGCCCATATGGCTGCCTCACGCACCTCCGGATCAGGATCCTCAATCAGCCGTATCAGTACTGTTACCGCAGCTTTCGCCTGTAATTCTCCGGCTGCGCGCGCTGCCTCGTAGCGCATAGCAGGGCTCTCGGAGTCTAATTCATTCAGGATGATCTCGGTCCAGTATGGATCAGCAGTGCGACCCATAGCAAATACCGCGCTGAGGCGCATCTGTTCGCTGGTATGGGCGTAAGCCTCGGCGATCACTTCCCGAACCCCCTCTTCGCACAGATAAGCGATGGATTCGATGGCGCGACGGCGAACCTCCAGAGTCTCGTTGGGTGAACGCACCACTTGCCACAGAGCCTCACGGGCTATCCTGGCGTACCGCTCGTCTAAGTCCCCCATTTCGGCCATCAGGACAAAACGAGCCAGCGATATAGCGGCAGCGGCTCGTACCATCTCTGCAGGATCATGTAACATCGCGCTGGCAAGGGGCTGCACCAGTGTGAAGTCCTCATCTTCCCACAGCCCTTCGATGGAAAGAGCACGGACCTCTGCATCCTCATCCTGCATAGTCGCCCGCAGCAGTACACGATAATCCAACTCGTAGTTCCTCTCCGCCGCTTCTGCGAGGAGCCGCACTATTTGACGCCGTCGCTCCAAAGCGATACTCGGCCAGCGTTGCACAAAGAGGTCTCTGTTATTGCGACTGAGGTCTGACAGCGCGTATAGATCTCCTGTTGCCAGGGGTGCGTTGACATCAGCGAGAACTAATAGTGTTTTCTCAAAATCCGAGACCATATTTACTCTCTACACAAGGGCCTGAAAAATGCAGCGATCGCAGGGTGCTTTTCAAATTCCTTTTGACCAGAGATCACCTCTACTGCCAAACGAAGCTACGTATCTCACTCGGCGGGCTAATGGGTACTCCCTCGCGCTCGCCATCGGCCCGTGTGCCTGTCTGGCGCATTACAATAACGCTCCACTCGAAACGGCGTTCGGTCTGTCCTGCCTGGTAATATAGCTCTCGCCATACCCGCCAGGACGTTTCTTTGATCCACGTACCTGAGTAACGAGGCTCGCCTCCCGCCGTGAAACGAATATTGACACTATACCACTCATCGTCAGCCAGTGTGCCAACCGGCTGCCACGCCAGGATAATGGTCGCCCCACTGCCATCGAACTGTTGGCCATCCGCTGGACTTAGGAGCGTTGGCGCGACGAAGGATAGAGTAGGAGTAGATGTAGCCTGTGGACGAACCGTAGCAGTCGGCGGAGCGGGCGTGGATGTCTCAGTAGGTGGCAAGGGCGTCGGTGTAGGCGTACGGGTACGGGTTCGCGTTGGTGTGGCAGTTGGCGTATCTGTGAATGTAGGCAATGGCGCGGAAGTGGGTGTGGATAGGAAAGCGAAGGAAGGTAGATGTACCTCTGAGAACAGCGCTCGGAATCTATCCCGGGCCACATTGCGACCCACGTACCACCCCACCAACAAAATCAGTGCTATGGCCATACCGCGCAGCCTATTGCGAATGCCAGGACGCAGCGGTGCCCCACAGTTTGAGCAAGCAAACAACCCCGCTGGCACAACCGCATGACAGTGGCTGCACTCGATCCTTCGTTGTGCACGGGTATTTATATTGGCCCCACATTCCGGGCAGATATACAGGCCCGATGGGACTTTGCTACCGCAATTTGGACAACGCATTGGTCTCTCAGGGCAAGGGCGACCCGCCCTGCAAGAAACGCATCACATCGAAATAGGAGATCAGTAGCATAAGCGCTACCAGTGCTAACAGGCCTATGAAGTGTACGAAACCTTCTTTTTCTGGCGCGATGCGCTTGCCGCCGCGCAATCCCTCAACGATAATAAACAACACCCGTCCGCCGTCCAACCCAGGAATAGGCAGCAGATTGAAGACGAAAAAGTTGACGCTCAAAAAGGCAGCAAACCGAATCAGGCTGATGATTCCAGAACGGGCTACAATACCGGTCATCTGCATGATACCCACCGGCCCCGCAAAGTCCTGTGGGCTCACCTGTCCCTGAAACAGATATTCAAACGTCGTGGCAATTAGTCCCACCATAGATCCAACGTCCGCGAATCCTTTCGATATCGCCGTCCAAATCGGTTGGCGACGCGGCTCGAACACGTAATCCTTCATGCCAAGGCTCACTCCAAGCGCCCCTTGACCTGGCGGAGGGTTCACTCTCGGCGTGACACGCACGATCAGCGTCTCTGTACCCCGCTCGATGGTCAAAGAGATCTCTTGCCCAGCCAATTCCTTGATACGATTTACCATGTCCACATACGTATGGAAAGGTGTACCTTCCACCGCCACGATCACATCATCAGGACGCAAGCCAGCGGCCTCGGCTGGCGACGCTGGTGCTACTTCGTGAATCACTACTTTGCCAACTGCTACCGGTTCGCCAATTAGATAGACTGAAGTCGCTAATAAGATTGCAAGCAGCAGGTTCATAAGTGGGCCCGCGGAGAGAGTAAGCAATCGGGTAGTGAGACTCTGGCGGGCAAAACTGTCGGGTGCGGAAGGATCTTCTTCTCCCAACATCCGCACGAACCCGCCCAACGGCAACGCATTCAGCGTGTACCTCGTTCCATCGCGCACGGCAATGGTCGCCAGGCGCGGCGGGAATCCTAAGCCAAATTCCTCCACTCTAATACCAGCACGTTTGGCAGCGATAAAATGCCCAGTCTCGTGAGCCAATACCAGCACACTAAAGACAACCACAAACGATGCTATCGTGAATAGCATTGATCGTCCCCTTCCCGTTTGGAGCACAATCGCCGGGACACATTCCTCCGGCGATTCATATTTTACATTAATTGCTGATATTAGGACAAGTCGCGATGGTGGGTACGCATTGGGATCTGGGCGGGCCTGGGCATGCCGAGGACTCCGAGGTGACTGCGAGCGCGCTGATTAAATTCCAAGTGGCTAGGGGTGGATGACCGTGCCACGCACTGGCTCGCCCAGCAATGCAGCGCGCACGCGCCCCGGATGTATCCCTGATAGGAGAGCAACGCGCAGATCCCCCAGTTCCCGCACTAAAGCCAACATTAGCATCACCTTCGATGCCATGCCGCCAGTTACATCCACGCCGTGCGAGCCCGAAAGCACTTGGATGACTTGAGCGGCGTTGGCTCTCGAAATCTCTGGTATCGGTTGTGCGCGGGGGTCTTTGTTGGGATCAGAGGTGAACACACCATTCACCTCTCCGGCCAAAATAATGCGTGAGGGATGCAATGCTCGTGCCAAATAGGCGAAGATCATCTCTGTGGAGATAATAGTGGTGCCCCACTCGGTGTCAAGCGCCACGTCGCCGTATACCAGCGGCACCAGTCCGTGCCTCAACAGTTCTTCCACAGGCCACTCGGCCATACTTACCAACCGTCCAGCCGTTGCTTGTGCTGAGGCCGATGGCTGAACTGAGACGACTGGGACACCCTCCGTCAAGAAAATGCCAGCCACGAGTCGGTTCAAATGGTTGGCCATAGCAGAGGTTTCCGCGTAACCCATCCAATTCGTAACACCTGTCTGCACGTGATACTTGTGGGCCACAATGTGGCCGAAGGAGCCAGCGCCATGCCCCAGCACCAACTGCAAATCAGGCCGGTTTTTCAGGGCCTCGCGTACCTCTCGCGCAAGCCGACGAGTGAGGCGACGGCGAAAAACTCCCGGCCGCCGCTTATCAGTGATAAGAGATCCGCCCAGTTTCAGAAAAACCAACTCAGTCAATGATCACCGTTTCTCCGTCTATTGTCACCCTGTCGCCGGTAACGATTTGTGAAATGTCCACTTGATCTACCATCGGGATGCCAGCAATAATCGCACCGACAGCAACGATGGGCTCGCTCTCGCTATTGATGATGGCGGCCGGGGCCACCCCATTGCGGGCTAGTCGGTAGATAATGTACGAGCCCACGGTGCTGCCTTTCCCAGAGGGAAAGACGAGTATACGCCCAGCGATGCTCTGGCCCTCCAGATCATGCCCAACTTCGATCACACAGGCCGTCTCTGGGTCCACGCCACCCAGAAAACTTATGGGTTCGCGACTCACCAACGCCAGGCCGGATGCCCGACCGGCCTTAATCACACGTCCCTTCAAGCGTCGTTCCACAGTGCTCATGACTTCTACCTTCGCCGATAGAGTGCAACCGCCAACGGGACACTATGGTCGCAGGAAATGGATGCCGACCGATGTGGCAGTGTGCTTGTCCTTCCCGTCACGGCCTTCGACCGGTCCCTCTCCATTGGCCAGTCAGCGCTGCGGCGATGCACCTCTCGAGCGGCCCGAAACGCACGTTTAAACCCAGCTGGCTCGGCGCGTAAAACGCAGTTTTCGCTGAGTTCGTGGCTAGACTTTGGAACCCCAATTCGGCCACTGGTGCAACGATAGGGCAAGTGTCTGCGACCACTTTCCCTCCTGCGTTCTCGATAGTGGCAACATAGCCACGCTGCTGGGCTTCCTCTTTCGTCTCGCGGGCAGTTGTTATCCACAGAGTTGCCCGTACGCGTTGACCAGTCAACGAGTCTGCGATGCGATGGAGAGTAGCAAGTGTGGCATGTGGACAGCCTATGTGCACGAAATCAATCTGGTCCAGGGGCCCATTCAACGCCGCGTAGCCCTCAGACAAACTACTCACCCGGACAACTCGGGCGTCAGAGCGGATGATTTCCGGCTGTGCTTCCGGGGTGACACCTTCCACGTGGTAGAGAGCCACGGCCCCGCTCGCAGCCATTGCTGCACCTAACGCCATCAGCCTATCCAACCCGCTTTCTTCTCCGGCCACAAGCGCATCAATCGCCCGGACTGGGTCGCCTGCCAAATCGCTCACATCGGGCACGTTTAAGTCCCGGAAATATGGCACCCCTGCGCCCACCAGCCGACCCACCAAATAACCCAGCGCACCGAAATCCGCTTCGGATTCCACGGCGCAGTCAACTTCGATGACGTAATCCGCCTGGCGATTCCTCTCGAGATGATAACCATAGCGTGCTGTCCGACCAGTAATGGCTGCTGCCAATGCGCTCGGACCACCTTCACGGTTGGTACGGGCACCCAAAACGCTGTTGGCAAAACAGACCGCGGAAGACTCGCTCCAAGCCACATGCGCGCCTGGTTTGGGCACATTCCCAACCAGATAGGGCGTACAGGTACAAGTACATCGCACACCCATAGTCGAAAAAGTTTCGATAACGGCGATCTGCTTTTCAGCAAAATCTTTGGAGAAACCCAACGTTTCCCAATCGCTCAGGTCCATACCCGCTGGGTTTAGCGTAGCGGGGACATGAACTCTTGCCCCCTCCGCAGCCCACTGGCGCAAGAATTCCAACCCAGCATCTCCCAGGTTCTTATAACTCACCCCAGAGATCTGGGCACTCTCGATGGGCACCAAGCCTTCCGCGCCGTATATTTTCCCCAGGGCCAGCACGATTTCCAGTGCCCGCTGAACTGCGGGCCC
It includes:
- a CDS encoding PrsW family intramembrane metalloprotease produces the protein MNIATSLLGLFVSLLAAVFPTLIYAGIVHWFDRYEKEPFRLIVLAFLWGAIPATALSLVVEILLDAPLAALGTTSAEFVSSTAVAPFVEEAIKGLALLGLFLFRRCEFDNVLDGIIYGALVGLGFAMAENFIYFTSAFHEGGYSQLTFVILMRSFVFGLNHALYTSVTGAGLGYVRIARSRWRRWGIPLMAFGASVGLHIFHNFFATLAEQHLIGLLIGFAGDWAAILVVFFVIALAWREEKKWIAEELRSEVELGTLSAEEYAMTISYRNRLRAQLGALLSNSLRHARALSRLSQLATELAFKKHQVWIHGPSSPESRLIEELRVRIKEHRRNATV
- a CDS encoding acylphosphatase; translated protein: MPEDGSSNSSEERRFHAVVHGWVQGVGFRYSTYQRAHMLGLRGYVRNQWDGTVEVVAEGPEATLERFLAYLRQGPPGAHVERVDVTWDKASGEFRGFEVRY
- a CDS encoding TrkA family potassium uptake protein encodes the protein MRVIIVGGGKTGSYLANLLLEGHHDVTVIEHRTDVLAKLQRELSAKCVVAGDGTEPAVLEEAGIAGADVLAAVTGDDETNLVATNLARFEFEVPRVIARVNNPRNAWLFTPAMGVDVAVNQADLMARLIAEEMSLGDMMMLMKLRRGKVAIVEEKIDAGAPADGHVLSDLSIPSGSNIMAVIRKDEVIVPDGSTRLQAGDEIIAIVRSDMAPMLARLFGNPSAS
- a CDS encoding deoxynucleoside kinase; protein product: MVKKFIAVAGNIGVGKSTLTELLSRKLGWEPFYEAVDDNPYLADFYKDMRTWSFHSQIFFLTRRLRHHRQILDHPNTVVQDRSVYEDAEIFAENLYRQGLMTERDHRSYRELYEVLTQFLPPPDLVIYLRASVPTLLKRIRQRGRDFERDVSPAYLEQLNNLYEEWIERFSLCPVLTVPSDDLDFVKYNAHMELIARKIVERLRGKEVVDFDELEIKPRSRKPRRSLSKKSE
- a CDS encoding deoxynucleoside kinase — protein: MADNPYIAIEGPIGVGKTTLARLMKDDFRAQLLLEVFEQNPFLSDFYADREKYAFQTQIFFLLSRYRQQHRAVLPLVGRSTLISDYMFAKDRLFAHLNLKGDELDVYERLHQELAENIPLPDLVVYLRADTDVLLERIAVRDRPYERAMSRQYIDDLRRAYENFFAEYRQTPVLPIDTNELDWVRNPDDLASVVARIRTALGQGTHQRPLPLGTISVEQPEVILQTSRRRLGDFQRLHRALGEERGFYTDLYFDFIGLQEEIGELASLLKRTWATQEALQQQLGNQEEAREEALRQNLPGLRQRLAESLAYLIRLANQVGVDLEDAYLEKMRSRCEGEHGEE
- a CDS encoding helix-turn-helix transcriptional regulator — translated: MSEKARQIRSKIVGLLIRSARENAGKSQKDVAKALGVTARRISQYELGEKEISLPELEVVAILCNVPLMYFFDETATVTPSKVPSEKAMELRRKIIGALLKQARLEANISQKECAAAVGISTRRLSQYEYGEKDIPLADLEALARHLSVGIDYFVVPQSREQEMAFHEVSASSTG
- a CDS encoding metallophosphoesterase family protein; this encodes MRIAVLSDIHDHIWNLEKVLAREDVQEAGALIFCGDFCAPFTLKQMADGFVGPVHAIFGNNDGDKFLLSKIAQGTKNITLYDEMGEVEFEGVRLAFVHYTKLGRYLAASGHFAAVFSGHTHEAGQETIGKTLWANPGEIMGRFGTPSYGIYDTETGVFTHRLL
- a CDS encoding PHP domain-containing protein yields the protein MIKADLHVHTSASRDSMLSPEELIALCLRRGIGALAVTDHNHIAGALRLREIAPFPVIVGEEIQTTCGEIMGLFLEETVPKNLSPEETVIRIKEQGGLVIIPHPFDRVRRSVLRRDALYAILDQVDGIEVFNARVTLPNDNIRARALAEERGLLQTAGSDGHIACEIGNAWVEMPEFEDKEGFLHALAQGRVHGSLTNPFIHVIGTWVKWHKRLKGKQSVL